From Oryzias melastigma strain HK-1 linkage group LG15, ASM292280v2, whole genome shotgun sequence, one genomic window encodes:
- the LOC112161963 gene encoding D(1)-like dopamine receptor has protein sequence MENDTTWGNFSEVLSELDGTGGEGEESGGGGRGLRVLVGCILFLLIVSTLLGNTLVCAAVIKFRHLRSKVTNFFVISLAVSDLFVAVLVMPWEAITEVTNTWLFGGFCDVWITFDIMCSTASILNLCIISVDRYWAIASPFKYERKMTHRVAFVMIGVAWTLSILISFIPVQLNWHRAGEEDVVEDPVRTNLTNTSDLNATAVLAMSCVANLNKTYAISSSLISFYIPVVIMIATYTRIYRIAQTQIRRIASLERAAEQAQNQGHGVSRNLQQQHRPNDEACLKSSFKKETKVLKTLSIIMGVFVFCWLPFFVLNCTVPFCDPPCVSDTTFTVFVWFGWANSSLNPVIYAFNADFRRAFATILGCNRICSSNTVEAVNFSNELVSYHHDTTFHKEALVPAQSQQGPRALSVGSDPMGDMGVHFDEESMISNGSPSHDRLLLLPAAVRLEDDTEISLETISPVTSAGGLESDAMIPGQVPQDGPDRD, from the coding sequence ATGGAGAACGACACCACGTGGGGTAATTTCTCAGAAGTCCTGTCGGAGCTGGACGGGACGGGCGGAGAGGGGGAGGAAAGCGGCGGTGGGGGACGCGGGCTGCGCGTCCTCGTCGGCtgcatcctcttcctcctcatcgtGTCCACGCTGCTCGGGAACACGCTCGTGTGCGCGGCCGTGATCAAGTTCCGCCACCTGCGCTCCAAAGTCACCAACTTCTTCGTGATCTCCCTGGCCGTGTCGGACCTGTTCGTGGCTGTCCTGGTCATGCCGTGGGAGGCCATCACGGAGGTGACCAACACGTGGCTGTTCGGAGGCTTCTGTGACGTCTGGATCACCTTTGACATCATGTGCTCCACAGCGTCCATCCTCAACCTGTGCATCATCAGCGTGGACCGGTACTGGGCCATTGCGAGCCCCTTCAAGTACGAGCGAAAGATGACCCACCGCGTGGCGTTTGTCATGATTGGAGTGGCGTGGACGTTGTCGATCCTCATCTCCTTCATTCCGGTGCAGCTGAACTGGCATCGTGCCGGAGAGGAGGATGTGGTGGAAGATCCTGTGAGGACCAACCTCACCAACACCAGTGACCTCAATGCCACCGCCGTCCTCGCCATGAGCTGTGTGGCCAACCTGAACAAAACCTACGCCATCTCCTCGTCTCTCATCAGCTTCTACATCCCCGTGGTGATCATGATTGCCACTTACACGCGGATCTACCGCATAGCTCAGACCCAAATCCGTCGGATTGCGTCTCTGGAGCGGGCGGCCGAGCAGGCGCAGAACCAGGGTCACGGGGTGAGCCGgaacctgcagcagcagcaccggCCCAACGACGAAGCCTGCCTGAAGTCGTCGTTCAAGAAGGAAACCAAAGTCCTGAAGACGCTTTCCATCATCATGGGCGTGTTCGTCTTCTGCTGGCTGCCGTTCTTTGTCCTCAACTGCACCGTGCCGTTCTGCGACCCGCCGTGCGTCAGCGACACCACCTTCACCGTCTTCGTCTGGTTCGGTTGGGCCAACTCTTCCCTCAACCCGGTCATCTACGCGTTCAACGCAGACTTCCGCAGAGCCTTCGCCACCATTCTGGGGTGCAACCGCATCTGCTCCAGCAACACCGTGGAGGCCGTGAACTTCAGCAACGAGCTGGTGTCCTACCACCACGACACCACCTTCCACAAGGAGGCCCTGGTCCCGGCGCAGTCGCAGCAAGGCCCGCGGGCGCTCAGCGTGGGGTCCGACCCCATGGGGGACATGGGGGTGCACTTCGACGAGGAGTCGATGATCTCCAACGGCTCTCCGAGCCACGAtaggctgctgctgcttcccGCCGCCGTGCGGCTGGAGGACGACACCGAGATCTCTCTGGAGACCATCTCACCGGTCACGTCAGCAGGTGGGCTGGAGAGCGACGCTATGATACCAGGACAAGTCCCTCAGGATGGACCGGACAGAGACTAA